tcaaaaatacgaattaaaaatctgaaatcttgagattttttttgcaactttcgTACAAAAACGTATCAAATCAGTGGGTTTCTACTGTGAACAAAATTGTGGTCTGGTGACTCTAACCAGCAGGGGTGGGGAACCTGCAGGGTTGCCATGGATCCATTAGTGGAAACCCCACTTTGAAGTGGTTCGGTTCCGACGCGGTTTTGACGCTTAATTGTGGTTTTTGTTTCACGCCGGTTCAAAACAGCCATTCCGGTTGTCCAGTGGTTTAGGGGAAAATTTATCTACAAAGCTTACTATAGCGAGAAGCCCCAACAGTGCTATAAAAGCAATTGACGCCGAACTGTCAAATATTATGGCATCCACCATTATGGCGTACGCTCGTTTCTTAAGAAAACTTAAATCGTTATCAAGAACTGAAGTCGTACATTTATGCAGCCGTTTTGGAATTACAACCTTTACCCAGATAATGCCCCTCTTGGAATCGAGTCCACCCGtcagttcaatgaaaattcctCCACAGAGCTGGAAATCGTTTCTTTGTCGCATTTTTGCCGGCACAGTTTACATCGGATTTGCATATATTCCTGCGGGCCCCCGGTCTCTGTATGATCCACCAGCACCATTCCGGGGAACGTCGTCGTCTCCACCGTCGCGGTCGCCACAATTGAAATCGCAATGCAAAAATATGCTGAAATTATGCTGCAACGTTTTGTCGCAATAATGTGCGCGCCCTTCGAACGGACTCGCGATTTGTTCGTCGGcccttttttcatgtttttatttttatgccaATGCTTCCTAAATGCTATGCATTGGAAATGCATGTTATTGGGCTTTGTTGGCCCGAGTTGGCTGCATTTTGTGCAGTTTAGGTCGCGTTTACTtgtcattttgttttattttactttttgttttcaagaaCAAGTCCAGATGACCCTATTGTGTGCCAACTGGTTGAAATGGAGATATGGTTGGGAAAGGAATGCTTCAATTTGCATAAAAATAGGAAACCATTGCAAACTAGGTTTTATCGATGAGATGCACCTagcagaaaaaatattattgattatttggttgtttgaagtatttttgttGTCCGAGAGTTTGAATATCTGAcaactctgaaaaaataatatttgaaggttaggttacgttatcttgtcgcacgttgctttttgacgttccgagataaACGCGTTttcatgtttgaccttgaataaacaaaaaaccacgcaatgtaaacattaacaaacatgttttgttaaGTTAACCATTATGtacattgtcctgaagtttggttgaatttggttaccggagtcccgagttataattacaaatgttttcaGTAGTCGGGCAAATACGTGTATCAAACGAGTTCTGATCTGAAATCCCTTTTGgacaattgtcgcacttacatcaattttcaaggtGTGTCattagtgggtctcgtggcgcaggggtagcggcttcggctgccgatcccgatgatgctatgagacgcgggttcgattcccgccttatccactgagcttctatcggatggtgaagtaaaaacgtcggtcccggtttctcctgtctcgtcagaagcgctggagcagaaatcccacgttagaggaaggccatgccccggggggcgtagtgccaatagtttcgttttttcgtcATTATTATTATGATGTACGACAAGATTATCAAATTAAGAGGGAGTGgtggttttattgaatatctcaggattgaaacctAAATTTCGGGATCTGTGAAGGCCAAAAAGAGGCTTAAAATTAAAAGTATTTGAGGATCCGCTGTTGTGATCAAATTTGGAGAGTAGTGAGAAAGGCATCATTAttggaaagtataaaaaaataaagtaaaaacaattgatttttttttataaaatgcatcAGTTTTAAGTCAAACAAGCATTCGagagtttctttttatttttgttttaacattttttctgatttgagaatctgagataaaaaaaatattattttcaatatttttttcaaaattgagaattgagtattcagtgtaaaatttacaaattccaaAAGATTGGTGCTAGCAGAGCGGCCTTTAAAAAAGTCGTTCTGTTTACATGTGATGCGATATTTTACATGCTGAAAGATTTTTCGTTtataatagattcgaaaagttttggaatgcaaGACAAAAGGGCATGAAGTGTatacttctttaaaaaaaattaaaattttgaaatgtatttttttcaaatgaaaaaattacatattccccgatttttgacagttgagtaacgggaaatggcagcgattttaaaacttttttttaactccttttgaagaaaaatacgtttttttcgtaatttttagtACGCCACCAAATCGAGCGTCCAATTTGACACAAAagttctatctcttcacggtttcgagctttaaatcactgaaaaacatgtctttgaaaaaaatctgaaaaatgaaAGAGACCGTACCGcctcaccgtcacgagatatcgaaaaatggaactCGAATTCaaaatcagggaccaaaattaccccttaagcaaagtttcacgaaaatcggggtcggggcaactgctgtgtgagttggaggAAAACGacccaataattaaaaaaaatcgaaataagggtagataaaaaaatttcattatttctgtaaaatcaaaagatttttttttttgccattttcaggTTCACTTTACTTTTAGAGCTGAGCCGGTTCAGTGTCGTTTTTCCtgcatatttgttttttttttacaaaggcAAATGTTTGTTCAATAGTGAAGACTTTGCAGCAAAATTGTAGgacatttttcttcaatttttgacttattgaaaaatactgttttttcgaaaaaacatatATCATATAAATCAAGCAATTTTCCATTAATTCAAAGATTAAATCACAttctaaattaatgatttcattATTTCTGTAAAATCATTATTTCtgtaaaatcaaaagaactttttttgccattttcaggTTCATTTTACTTTTAGATATAGCTGAGCCGGTTCAGTGTCGTTTTTTCtacatatttgtttttttacaaaggCAAATGTTTGTTCAGTAGTGAAGACTTTGCAGCAAAATCGTAGgatatttttcttcaatttttgttaaaacatgattttattaATAGTGccaattcaaagaatttaaaaaatcacactttttCATGAAGTGACTAGAATGTggaagcacagacaaacagacgtaagtcattgaacaaatttaagcgcgagtttttcaccgatgtgaaacaggtcgtatcgaggtgctccgatttggatgaaactttcagggtttgtttgtctatacatgagatgaactcatgccaaatatgagccctctactacaaagggaagtggggtaaaacggactttgaagtttgaggtccaaaaaacatgaaaattttaaaattgctcgcatttccgtaaaacttcatcaactccaactctcttagatgcattcgaatgatCTTTTGAAGCCCCTCAAaacgtgctatagacatccaggattggtttgactttttctcatagcttttgcaaattactgttaaaaatggatttttttaaaaccttaatatctttttgcaacagcctccaacacccatactcccataggtcaaaagttagggaatttcatggactataaacctacggtattaactttttggccaatcgcagtttttctcatagtttgacgatttttctagaacaaaaattttacaacgttagtttttgccttgtaggcctccatagcggcactttttggtctcaattttgacatattcggaatcctcagaaaattttacattaggttGAGGtgttgtaattttgaatttgattgtaaaaaatgccatttagaattaattaaaatattatttagcattttgtcggattaagggtaaaacaagttttcgcctacttgatacagcatttgacgtattgagcatagggtaaataagatctatttcttttttcaaaaatgttttatttaattattttttaaagcaatattacaactccaatacttctaacttacgtgaaattgtccaaggattccgaatatgtcaaaattgagaccaaaaagtcccgctatggaggcctacagggcaaaaactaacgttgtaaaatttttgttctagaaaaatcgtcaaactatgagaaaaactgcgattggccaaaaagttaataccgtaagcttatagtccatgaaattccctaacttttgacctatgggagtattggtgttggaggctgttgggaaaagttattaaggttttaaaaaaatccatttttaacagtaatttgcaaaagctatgagaaaaagtcaaaccaatcctggatgtctatagcacgttttaaagggcttaaaaagaccattcgaatgcatctaagagagttggaattgatgaagttttacggaaatgtgagcaattttaagatttttcatattttttggacctcaaacttcaatgcccgttttaccccacttccctttgtcgtagagggctcatatttggcatgagttcatctcatgtatagacaaacaaaccctgaaagtttcatccaaatcggagcacctcgatacgacctctagaacaaaccgagcagaatctacaaatactgcctcttaacgaaaatccatcaatcacaaaaaaaatggaaaaaggtTAGCTAGTAGCTCGATCTGGTGGCCAATACTAGCAATAAGCATCACTGTATATGAGAATTGGTTAGTGTGTTAGTGAACGCGGTCACTCTTGTTGAGGAGGGAGatttgtttactaacatttacaTTTGTTTACCAACATGTGAGAAGAATGCAAGAAGTTCAAATTCTTAACTCACGCAGACGGTCCACGTCCGCGTCCGTTTGCGGCCATGCACTAGGTAAATCTTGCCGAGGAAACATTCGTGTAGGCTGCAGAGGTTGATGGAAAGATGCACCAGTTTGAGGGTGGTTTGGGTATTCCTGCGCTGTTTGTGAACAATGCCCACAAATTGGCCATgagtttaaataataaatttcttgGCGTGAGGTTAAGCTACCTTCTCGGCAAGCAATTTAGTCCACTTGCAAGCAACCAAATAATCGTATGAGACCAGGTTGACCTTGTTGTCGACGGTCTATACCTGCATCTTCAACCTTACCAGTGGCCATGTTGTACAATTGTTTGTAGTTTGTTGGGCCGAAGTCATCATAAAGAGTGGGGTCACGAGGTGGCTCCGCGTGGTCTCGTTTGATGATATCAACACGGTTCGGAGATTGCGGGGATGGCCATACGATGCTGTAAACGATCGACTCTTCACGAGAAACGCTGTTTGGTAGACTCGTGCTCGAAGTCGGCCGGGTCGCGCAATTGCCATCGCTGGACACCGGTTCATCCATGAGGGACGGATTTGAGGGCCACGACGGAGTCAACATTCTCGAGGTCGGCCGGGTTGTCAATACCGAGTTGCTGAAATCGTGGTAAGCGCAATTGCCATCGCTGGATACCGCGTCATTCACGAAGGCCGGATTTGAGGACCACGACGGAGTAAAGATTCTCGCGGTCTCTTGCGTCCTCGAAGTCGGCCGGGTCGCGCAACTGCCATCGCTGGACACCGCGTCATTCACGAAGGCCGGATTTGAGAACCACGACGGAGTCAAGATTCTCGCGGTCTCTTGCGTGCTCGAGGTTGGCGAGGCGATTCCGGTGGACACTGCATTGCCTAACCCATTCACCTGGTCAAGTTGGGGTACACCATCTATAATGTAGACCAAATTCAGTTTCTAATTGCATTCATTCAAGATCTAGTTGAAATTTACCAACGCCGACGGATGAAATAACAAAATCAGCTGAATGGGACGGCGTCTCGTTGTTGGAATTGCCTAAGAATCTTCCGATGTTCAGAACACCGGAATCGTTACTCGTAGCTTCCGGCATTTCTTCGTCCAGTGGCTCGTGTCGGTCTAGCAGTAGACTTCCGCAGTTCGCATCCGGCATATCTTCATCCTGTAGCTCGTGTTTTGTGATAAAACTTTCAAATCAATCCGGCGTCTCTTCTTCTAACGGTTCGGCCGGGAAGGATTGAGGATTATCTAAATGCTCAACAGACCATTCAGAGGAATCCACACCCGGTGGCGGGTCCGGATCCAAAAATTCCACCGATCAATCTTCTCCAAACTGGTCCATCCTCACACTCAAgtagcagcagaaaaaaaacaaaacttttggcGCGCTAGCTTAAACGTCATTTGAAAGTGTGCCTTGATTGCAGCGCCATCCTATTCTGGTGGATAATCCGAGAACTAAGTTTAAATT
This is a stretch of genomic DNA from Culex pipiens pallens isolate TS chromosome 1, TS_CPP_V2, whole genome shotgun sequence. It encodes these proteins:
- the LOC120422137 gene encoding uncharacterized protein LOC120422137 → MPDANCGSLLLDRHEPLDEEMPEATSNDSGVLNIGRFLGNSNNETPSHSADFVISSVGVDGVPQLDQVNGLGNAVSTGIASPTSSTQETARILTPSWFSNPAFVNDAVSSDGSCATRPTSRTQETARIFTPSWSSNPAFVNDAVSSDGNCAYHDFSNSVLTTRPTSRMLTPSWPSNPSLMDEPVSSDGNCATRPTSSTSLPNSVSREESIVYSIVWPSPQSPNRVDIIKRDHAEPPRDPTLYDDFGPTNYKQLYNMATGKVEDAGIDRRQQGQPGLIRLFGCLQVD